The following coding sequences are from one Streptomyces venezuelae window:
- a CDS encoding ATP-binding protein produces MGFCDFPVADKLCAVGEAVDFASDPGKAIGDWMAKSAGELAAAAADLAAKAVDATTKVDLNAGWFRDNYEMLLPIGLVILVGTFCAQLVRAAVKRDGQALSQAFTGTASGVIFAFAAIALTTVAIEVVDALSAGLFKASHLSIETAVRRIVKVSQIPSLAGLGWLVAVFAGLGAAVGAFLYWCVMMVRKVGILVMVTLAVFAGAGGGWEVARRWRRGWIEATATLVVSKLLMTIIFVLGIAAMGKTEAKDGLGALADVMAGIVIMVLVLLCPYATFKFVHWAAEGTDGESIHRAGGAGAQLARQHAEKAGRKAAAAVATAGTGGAAAGAGAAGPEAAGGGFPGDIAANPTGGGGQEGQGSQGSGGDGIKNGLEKAVQPPPTSPDDDTSGQVGGAPGGGGGSASAPSGGSGFMSQPGTGGSTPPPQGAPQAPDSADASGGTGTPPPPPTGL; encoded by the coding sequence TTGGGTTTCTGCGACTTTCCCGTAGCGGACAAACTCTGCGCCGTCGGCGAGGCCGTCGACTTCGCCTCCGACCCCGGCAAGGCGATTGGCGACTGGATGGCCAAGAGCGCCGGCGAACTCGCCGCGGCCGCGGCCGACCTGGCCGCCAAGGCAGTCGACGCCACCACCAAAGTCGACCTGAACGCCGGATGGTTCCGCGACAACTACGAGATGCTGCTGCCGATCGGCCTGGTCATCCTGGTCGGAACATTCTGCGCGCAGCTCGTCCGGGCCGCCGTCAAACGCGACGGGCAGGCCCTGAGCCAGGCGTTCACCGGCACCGCCAGCGGCGTGATCTTCGCATTCGCCGCCATCGCCCTGACGACCGTCGCCATCGAAGTGGTCGACGCGCTGTCGGCCGGCCTGTTCAAGGCATCACACTTGTCCATCGAGACGGCCGTACGCCGCATCGTGAAGGTCTCCCAGATCCCCTCCCTGGCCGGTCTGGGCTGGCTGGTCGCGGTGTTCGCCGGGCTCGGAGCCGCCGTCGGAGCGTTCCTCTATTGGTGCGTGATGATGGTCCGCAAGGTCGGCATTCTCGTCATGGTCACGCTCGCTGTGTTCGCAGGCGCCGGCGGCGGCTGGGAGGTAGCCCGGCGCTGGCGACGCGGCTGGATCGAAGCCACCGCCACCCTCGTCGTCAGCAAACTGCTGATGACCATCATCTTCGTCCTCGGCATCGCCGCCATGGGCAAGACCGAGGCCAAGGACGGCCTCGGGGCCCTCGCCGACGTCATGGCAGGCATCGTGATCATGGTCTTGGTCCTGTTGTGCCCGTACGCCACGTTCAAGTTCGTCCACTGGGCGGCCGAGGGCACGGATGGAGAGTCGATCCACCGCGCTGGTGGCGCCGGCGCTCAGCTCGCCCGGCAGCACGCCGAGAAGGCGGGCCGTAAGGCCGCCGCCGCGGTCGCTACCGCGGGGACTGGCGGCGCGGCAGCTGGAGCGGGCGCAGCAGGTCCCGAGGCGGCCGGCGGCGGATTCCCCGGCGACATCGCCGCCAACCCCACCGGAGGCGGTGGCCAGGAAGGCCAAGGCTCCCAGGGTTCCGGAGGCGACGGGATCAAGAACGGCCTGGAGAAGGCGGTCCAGCCGCCCCCGACCAGCCCCGATGACGACACCAGCGGCCAGGTGGGCGGTGCGCCCGGAGGCGGCGGCGGTTCTGCCTCGGCCCCCAGCGGCGGCAGCGGATTCATGTCGCAGCCCGGCACCGGCGGCTCCACGCCTCCGCCGCAGGGTGCCCCGCAGGCACCGGATTCGGCCGACGCCTCCGGCGGGACCGGCACGCCGCCACCCCCGCCCACCGGCCTGTAG
- a CDS encoding DUF6238 family protein: protein MTSAIPVGDAYPYLRAASAGIRHHTRTLAPRAQHPTSAADRVHLDVLHAHVTAVHQLLDQLAEATQPAHPAAGRQLATAHTRLWQAIAAVHDAFHLLPVAEETAASTECHPERLPEGPPVLTICQRHLAAGHVVRRKTTPADLNAPAPGRTTTCSQ from the coding sequence TTGACCTCTGCCATCCCCGTCGGTGACGCGTACCCGTACCTGCGGGCCGCCAGCGCCGGCATCCGCCATCACACGCGCACCCTCGCCCCGCGCGCCCAGCACCCGACCTCGGCCGCGGACCGCGTGCACCTCGACGTGCTGCACGCCCATGTGACCGCGGTGCACCAGCTGCTCGACCAGCTTGCCGAGGCCACCCAGCCCGCGCATCCCGCCGCCGGCCGACAGCTCGCCACCGCTCACACCCGCCTGTGGCAGGCCATCGCCGCCGTCCACGACGCCTTCCACCTCCTGCCCGTGGCGGAGGAGACCGCGGCGAGCACCGAATGCCACCCCGAGCGCCTGCCCGAGGGGCCACCCGTCCTGACCATCTGCCAGCGCCACCTCGCCGCCGGCCACGTCGTACGCCGCAAGACCACCCCGGCCGACCTCAACGCCCCGGCACCCGGCCGCACCACCACCTGCAGCCAGTAA
- a CDS encoding DUF6112 family protein, producing the protein MPIPLADRAAVLLAYDPGISPKGGGLPGLSVLKNVVNSINMFGIIAVVGALAVSLGVWAWGHHTGGHQAEANGKKGAVVAAGAALGLGAANGIVAFFSSLGSQVH; encoded by the coding sequence ATGCCCATACCTCTCGCAGACCGCGCCGCCGTCCTCCTCGCCTACGACCCAGGGATCTCCCCCAAGGGCGGCGGGCTGCCCGGACTGTCCGTGCTGAAGAACGTGGTCAATTCGATCAACATGTTCGGGATCATCGCCGTCGTCGGCGCCCTGGCCGTGTCCCTCGGCGTGTGGGCCTGGGGACACCACACCGGTGGCCACCAGGCCGAGGCCAACGGCAAGAAGGGCGCGGTCGTCGCGGCCGGCGCCGCGCTCGGCCTCGGCGCCGCGAACGGCATCGTCGCGTTCTTCTCCAGCCTGGGGTCGCAGGTTCACTGA
- a CDS encoding C40 family peptidase has translation MKGIAAGIGVVVLSPLLLAGTAMMMASSSEAASTSGFSGCLTDIDTDAVAKQVTDILDGADGKDVHIQGLDLPAEQVPNAQTIVATGISLDVPKKGQIIAIATAMQESRLRNLNSGDRDSLGLFQQRPSQGWGTAQQIRDPVYASEQFYKHLLKVDGWQQMKVTQAAQAVQKSGYPDAYAQWEDLATALQKAIAKTFPDAGEGKPAKDTAKDKDEASKTSTSGCAPDKDGTSFGRIPEGSVPKGYKIPKDADPKARKAIEWAMHQLGTQYQWGGTCTDSHGPDPMGRCDCSSLMQQAYAHADVKLTRTTYTQVNEGKAVSAKKLKPGDLIFSRGSAARPEHVGMYMGEGLVIEAPRTSKPVRITPIKDWDILAVRRVL, from the coding sequence TTGAAGGGCATAGCCGCCGGCATCGGCGTCGTCGTCCTCTCTCCACTCCTGCTCGCAGGCACCGCCATGATGATGGCGTCCTCCAGCGAAGCAGCCAGCACTTCTGGCTTCAGCGGCTGTCTGACCGACATCGACACCGACGCGGTGGCCAAACAGGTCACCGACATCCTCGATGGCGCGGACGGCAAGGACGTCCACATCCAGGGCCTGGACCTGCCCGCCGAGCAAGTTCCCAACGCGCAGACCATCGTGGCCACCGGCATCAGCCTCGACGTGCCCAAGAAGGGCCAGATCATCGCGATTGCCACCGCGATGCAGGAATCGCGGCTGCGCAACCTCAACTCCGGTGATCGCGACTCCCTCGGCTTGTTCCAGCAGCGCCCCAGCCAGGGGTGGGGAACCGCGCAGCAGATCCGCGATCCGGTTTACGCCTCCGAGCAGTTCTACAAGCACCTGCTGAAGGTCGACGGCTGGCAGCAGATGAAGGTCACCCAAGCCGCCCAGGCCGTTCAGAAATCCGGCTACCCCGACGCCTACGCACAGTGGGAAGACCTCGCCACAGCACTCCAGAAGGCCATCGCCAAGACCTTCCCGGACGCCGGTGAGGGCAAGCCCGCCAAAGACACCGCCAAGGACAAGGACGAGGCGTCCAAGACCAGCACCAGCGGATGTGCACCGGACAAGGACGGCACGTCCTTCGGGCGGATCCCCGAGGGCAGCGTCCCGAAGGGCTACAAGATCCCCAAGGACGCCGACCCGAAGGCCCGCAAAGCCATCGAATGGGCCATGCACCAGCTCGGCACCCAGTACCAGTGGGGCGGCACGTGCACCGACTCCCACGGCCCCGACCCGATGGGCCGCTGCGACTGCAGCTCGCTCATGCAGCAGGCGTACGCGCACGCCGACGTCAAGCTCACCCGCACCACGTACACGCAGGTCAACGAAGGCAAGGCCGTCTCGGCGAAGAAACTGAAGCCCGGTGACCTGATCTTCAGCCGCGGCAGTGCCGCCCGGCCCGAACACGTCGGGATGTACATGGGCGAGGGCCTCGTCATCGAGGCGCCGCGCACATCGAAACCGGTCCGGATCACTCCGATCAAGGACTGGGACATTTTGGCCGTCCGCCGCGTCCTGTGA
- a CDS encoding ATP-binding protein, with protein MSHRPARRARRASASPLFTPHGTDRAARKAARRQLAEATAKARTEAGVHTHGAGAEEQEMPASLFPPGGRPGPASSRHTKIKLPAHRMTTATASGAYPFLAEGGLGAEGIYIGRDVHAEASFCFDPFALYGKIEGFTNPNVLLAGVIGQGKSALAKSFALRSIAFGYRVYVPCDPKGEWTPVAQALGGTSIALGPGLPGKLNPLDAAPRPNSVSEADWASEIRKRRLLLLGSLARTVLGRDLLPMEHTGLDVALDAVVDRATASGRTPLLGDIAATLNNPDELDTAGGVMSGRLGDASRDLAHAMRRLVHGDLAGMFDAPSTVAFDPNSPMLTIDLSRLGGSGDDTALVLAMTCASAWMESALSDPHGGRRWIVYDEAWRLMRHPGLLARMQSQWKLSRGLGIANLMVIHRLSDLLTAGDAGSRGRALAEGLLADCSTRIIYRQETDQLHAAAALLGLTSVETDAISHLNRGRGLWKVAGRSFIVQHLLHPHELALFDTDARMH; from the coding sequence ATGAGCCACCGGCCCGCCCGCCGCGCCCGCCGAGCCAGCGCCAGCCCCCTGTTCACCCCGCACGGCACCGATCGCGCTGCCCGCAAGGCGGCCCGTCGCCAGCTCGCCGAGGCCACCGCGAAGGCCCGCACCGAAGCAGGCGTCCACACCCATGGCGCCGGGGCCGAGGAGCAGGAGATGCCGGCGTCGCTCTTCCCACCGGGCGGCCGTCCCGGCCCCGCTTCCTCTCGCCACACCAAGATCAAGCTGCCCGCCCACCGCATGACCACCGCCACCGCTTCCGGGGCGTACCCGTTCCTCGCCGAGGGCGGCCTCGGCGCCGAGGGCATCTACATCGGCCGCGACGTACACGCCGAAGCCTCCTTCTGCTTCGACCCGTTCGCGCTGTACGGAAAGATCGAAGGCTTCACCAACCCGAACGTGCTGCTGGCCGGCGTGATCGGGCAGGGCAAGTCGGCCCTCGCCAAGAGTTTTGCGCTGCGCTCGATCGCCTTCGGATACCGCGTCTACGTCCCATGTGACCCCAAGGGCGAATGGACACCCGTGGCCCAGGCCCTGGGCGGCACCTCCATCGCCCTGGGACCGGGGCTTCCGGGCAAGCTGAACCCACTGGACGCAGCTCCGCGACCCAACAGCGTCTCCGAGGCCGACTGGGCGTCCGAGATCCGCAAGCGCCGCCTCCTGCTGCTCGGCTCCCTGGCCCGTACCGTCCTCGGGCGGGACCTGCTGCCGATGGAACACACCGGCCTCGACGTCGCCCTGGACGCCGTCGTCGACCGCGCCACCGCGAGCGGACGCACCCCGCTGCTCGGCGACATCGCCGCCACTCTCAACAACCCCGACGAACTCGACACTGCGGGCGGCGTTATGTCCGGTCGTCTTGGTGACGCCTCCCGCGACCTGGCCCACGCCATGCGCCGCCTCGTCCACGGCGACCTGGCAGGCATGTTCGACGCGCCGAGCACCGTCGCCTTCGATCCCAACTCCCCGATGCTGACCATCGACCTGTCACGCCTCGGCGGCTCCGGCGACGACACCGCCCTGGTCCTCGCCATGACCTGCGCCTCCGCGTGGATGGAGTCCGCTCTGTCCGACCCGCACGGCGGCCGGCGCTGGATCGTCTACGACGAGGCATGGCGGCTGATGCGCCACCCCGGCCTGCTCGCCCGTATGCAGTCCCAGTGGAAGCTCAGCCGCGGCCTGGGCATCGCCAACCTGATGGTCATCCACCGACTGTCCGACCTGCTCACCGCCGGAGACGCCGGATCCCGCGGACGCGCGCTGGCCGAGGGCCTGCTGGCTGACTGCTCCACCCGCATCATCTACCGGCAGGAAACCGACCAACTCCACGCCGCCGCCGCGCTGCTGGGGCTCACCTCGGTGGAGACGGACGCGATCTCCCACCTCAACCGCGGACGCGGTCTGTGGAAGGTCGCCGGAAGATCATTCATCGTTCAACACCTCTTGCACCCGCACGAACTGGCTCTTTTCGACACGGATGCACGCATGCATTGA
- a CDS encoding SCO6880 family protein, translating to MSDLTVQPLTVKFPHRSRRGILLGLSLPQLVLVSSALALLLITVVSTGLLGAIALTPLWAVVAALVAIRRHGRSLIDWAPIVLRFARRRRTGHTLWLARPVTRPRQDGVLHLPGTAASLRVVTPGDSANGAAAVHDPHQQTLTAIARVSSRAFALLDPATQNHNVAGWGRALAGIARTGHVATVQVLERTVPDSGDTLARHWAHQGRPETPVAGQVYSDLVASAGPAAAPHEAYLAISLDLKAAKRLISQAGGGLPGAFTVLEQTTSSIAQAARSSGLMVTGWLSAREIAAVIRTAYDPGALSALQQWSESGRAEADPAAAGPVVQVEEYDRLATDSARHATYWVEDWPRTETSAGFLHGLMFTAGVRRTLSLIYVPQGLESAMRDVQRKKAAIIADANERSRRGQVDSEADSVEYADVKNRERQLIAGHADVALTGLLTVSAETDALLDAACAQIETAAVTAQVDLRRLTFQQPDAFTLGALPLARTAL from the coding sequence TTGTCTGATCTCACCGTCCAACCGCTCACCGTCAAATTCCCCCACCGCTCCAGGCGCGGCATCCTGCTCGGCCTGTCCCTTCCCCAACTCGTCCTCGTATCATCCGCGTTGGCACTGCTTCTGATCACGGTGGTGTCCACCGGGCTGCTCGGCGCCATCGCCCTGACGCCGCTGTGGGCCGTGGTCGCCGCCCTGGTCGCCATCCGCCGGCACGGCCGCTCGCTGATCGACTGGGCGCCGATCGTCCTGCGCTTCGCGCGGCGCCGCCGCACCGGGCACACCCTGTGGCTCGCCCGGCCTGTCACCCGTCCCCGCCAAGACGGCGTCCTGCACCTGCCCGGCACCGCCGCCTCTCTGCGGGTGGTCACCCCGGGCGATTCCGCCAACGGCGCCGCCGCCGTTCACGACCCGCACCAGCAGACCCTGACCGCCATCGCCCGGGTCTCCAGCCGGGCCTTCGCCCTGCTGGACCCCGCGACGCAGAACCACAACGTCGCCGGATGGGGACGGGCCCTGGCGGGCATCGCCCGAACCGGACACGTGGCCACCGTGCAGGTCCTGGAGCGCACCGTCCCCGACAGCGGCGACACCCTCGCCCGGCACTGGGCCCATCAGGGACGACCCGAGACACCGGTGGCCGGGCAGGTCTACAGCGACCTCGTCGCCTCCGCCGGACCGGCCGCCGCCCCGCACGAGGCATACCTGGCCATCAGCCTCGACCTGAAAGCGGCCAAGCGCCTCATCTCGCAGGCCGGCGGCGGCCTGCCCGGCGCCTTCACGGTGCTGGAGCAGACCACCAGCTCTATCGCGCAGGCCGCGCGCAGCTCCGGGCTGATGGTGACCGGCTGGCTCTCGGCGCGCGAGATCGCCGCCGTCATCCGCACCGCCTACGACCCGGGGGCGCTCTCCGCGCTGCAGCAGTGGTCGGAGTCCGGGCGGGCCGAGGCCGATCCGGCCGCCGCCGGGCCCGTGGTCCAGGTCGAGGAGTACGACCGGCTCGCCACCGATTCCGCACGGCACGCCACCTACTGGGTCGAGGACTGGCCCCGCACCGAAACCTCCGCGGGCTTTCTGCACGGCCTGATGTTCACCGCCGGGGTGCGCCGCACGCTCTCCCTTATCTACGTGCCCCAGGGGCTCGAGTCCGCGATGCGCGACGTCCAGCGCAAGAAGGCCGCGATCATCGCCGACGCCAACGAGCGCTCGCGCCGCGGGCAGGTCGACTCCGAGGCCGACAGTGTCGAGTACGCGGACGTCAAAAATCGTGAGCGTCAGCTGATCGCCGGGCACGCCGACGTGGCCCTGACCGGACTGCTCACCGTGTCCGCCGAGACCGACGCCCTCCTCGACGCAGCCTGCGCGCAGATCGAGACCGCCGCCGTCACCGCCCAGGTCGACCTGCGGCGGCTGACCTTCCAGCAGCCCGACGCCTTCACGCTCGGCGCCCTGCCGCTCGCCCGCACCGCCCTGTAA